In Armatimonadota bacterium, the following proteins share a genomic window:
- the rpsT gene encoding 30S ribosomal protein S20 — MANLKSSKKDVKRSSKKAAVNKSVKTSLKTYVKKVRLAVDGGDQKAVSEALALAVKNIDKAAQRGIIHKNQASRRKSRAAKAANAVAK; from the coding sequence ATGGCCAACCTGAAATCATCCAAGAAAGACGTCAAGCGGTCCAGCAAAAAAGCCGCCGTTAACAAAAGCGTTAAGACCTCGCTGAAGACATACGTCAAAAAAGTCCGCCTCGCCGTCGACGGTGGGGATCAAAAAGCGGTCAGCGAAGCTCTCGCTCTGGCCGTTAAGAACATCGACAAAGCGGCCCAACGCGGGATCATCCACAAAAACCAGGCGTCCCGGCGCAAAAGCCGTGCCGCAAAAGCCGCGAACGCGGTTGCAAAGTAA
- a CDS encoding RNA polymerase sigma factor: protein MSSLADQAKTGDPEALRKLVCEHYAQVFRFCARRVGPQAAADLTQEVFLTMQQSIKRFEERSSFSTWLLGIANNHCRTFSRTKKTEWLSLDNWFEPSATFESRVIDREFVNAALSKLSAEHREVVVLHELDGLSYPEISQLLGVPQGTVKSRLHHAFQNLRKSCVHPGASA, encoded by the coding sequence ATGAGCTCACTTGCAGATCAAGCCAAAACCGGCGACCCCGAAGCCTTGCGGAAATTGGTGTGCGAACACTATGCGCAAGTCTTCCGGTTCTGTGCCCGACGCGTCGGGCCGCAGGCGGCCGCCGACCTCACCCAAGAGGTTTTCCTCACCATGCAACAGTCAATCAAACGATTTGAAGAACGTTCGAGTTTTTCGACCTGGTTGTTGGGAATCGCCAACAACCATTGCCGAACCTTCTCGCGGACGAAAAAGACCGAATGGCTCTCCCTCGACAACTGGTTCGAACCGAGTGCCACATTCGAAAGCCGCGTCATCGACCGAGAATTCGTCAATGCCGCCCTATCCAAACTTAGCGCCGAACACCGGGAGGTTGTTGTCTTGCATGAACTCGATGGCCTGAGCTACCCAGAAATCTCCCAACTCCTCGGAGTACCCCAAGGAACGGTCAAATCCCGACTCCACCACGCCTTCCAAAACCTTCGCAAGTCCTGCGTCCACCCGGGGGCCAGCGCATGA
- a CDS encoding DUF4097 family beta strand repeat protein yields MKDEIRRIMQLVKDGKLSPEDAAELIEAFQEAPEEGPAEDLGQKEAPGATPGPEGAAAEAPPKAESHQDPFSKLIGSIEKATKEVAGSIDWKEISNQVRLGVGKGVDAIKEAANDASKGKGPFGSMFTPQVTRTVELPLQVPEGKTFIVEAYHGDIRIEGGHEIGSVHIEAGFRSYNNQEANEMADRFTPSLEESDDSVTLKQLDQNGVVADIVVKLAKGIPVTVRTASGDTFVTDTFASVKVTAASGDVRIEQAAGTVEVVLSSGEVRLRHSVVKSSQVEIKSGDIVYDHVQGPANIRTASGDVTLYGFRGRTLSVEAASGDVTADFLEPVTGSVNIRTVSGDVTFHVPDGSDARVNLSTLRGHVDCKLPLADSNIEPMKCSGTLGEGTGVLDVSAVNGDLFVALAGAELKPEEPAPAGDPTE; encoded by the coding sequence GTGAAGGACGAAATCCGCAGGATCATGCAATTGGTGAAGGACGGGAAGCTCTCGCCCGAGGACGCCGCCGAGCTCATCGAGGCATTCCAAGAGGCTCCTGAAGAGGGGCCCGCCGAAGATTTGGGGCAAAAAGAAGCCCCCGGGGCAACACCCGGGCCAGAAGGCGCGGCTGCGGAAGCCCCGCCGAAGGCCGAAAGCCACCAGGATCCGTTTTCCAAACTAATCGGATCAATTGAAAAGGCGACGAAAGAAGTGGCTGGCTCGATCGATTGGAAGGAAATCTCCAACCAGGTCAGGCTTGGGGTCGGCAAAGGTGTGGATGCCATCAAAGAGGCAGCCAATGACGCTAGCAAGGGCAAGGGGCCGTTTGGTTCCATGTTCACCCCCCAAGTGACTCGGACGGTTGAGTTGCCCCTGCAAGTTCCCGAAGGCAAAACGTTTATCGTTGAGGCGTACCACGGCGACATCCGGATCGAAGGCGGCCACGAAATTGGATCGGTCCACATCGAAGCCGGTTTCCGCAGCTACAACAATCAAGAGGCGAACGAGATGGCCGACCGTTTCACGCCCAGCTTGGAAGAAAGCGATGATTCCGTGACGCTTAAGCAGCTCGACCAAAACGGCGTCGTGGCCGATATCGTGGTCAAGTTGGCCAAGGGGATCCCGGTCACCGTGCGCACTGCCAGCGGGGACACCTTTGTCACCGATACGTTTGCCAGCGTCAAGGTCACGGCAGCCAGTGGCGACGTTAGGATCGAGCAGGCAGCGGGCACCGTTGAGGTGGTTTTGAGCTCGGGCGAAGTGAGGCTGCGGCACAGTGTGGTCAAATCGTCGCAGGTGGAAATCAAGAGCGGGGACATCGTCTACGACCATGTGCAGGGCCCGGCCAATATCCGGACAGCCAGCGGTGACGTCACGCTTTACGGTTTCCGCGGCCGGACGCTCTCTGTGGAGGCGGCAAGCGGCGATGTGACGGCTGATTTCCTTGAGCCGGTGACCGGATCTGTGAACATCCGCACCGTCAGCGGGGATGTGACATTCCATGTTCCCGATGGTTCCGACGCCCGCGTGAACCTGAGCACATTGCGTGGGCACGTGGATTGCAAACTCCCACTGGCAGATTCGAACATTGAACCGATGAAATGCTCGGGAACGCTGGGAGAAGGCACGGGAGTCCTGGATGTCAGCGCGGTCAACGGCGACTTGTTCGTCGCCCTTGCCGGCGCAGAATTGAAGCCAGAGGAACCTGCTCCGGCCGGCGACCCAACCGAATAA
- the rpmE gene encoding 50S ribosomal protein L31 has protein sequence MKTDTHPVNHPVLFIDGEHEWQGISTMKSNETRTIDGIDHYVIKVEISAFSHPFYTGQKKIVDTAGRVEKFMRRYANVKRK, from the coding sequence ATGAAAACCGACACCCATCCCGTCAACCATCCCGTGCTCTTCATCGATGGCGAGCATGAATGGCAAGGCATCTCGACCATGAAGAGCAATGAAACCCGCACGATCGACGGTATCGACCACTACGTGATCAAGGTCGAAATCAGCGCATTCAGCCACCCGTTTTACACAGGACAAAAGAAAATCGTCGACACCGCTGGCCGGGTCGAAAAATTCATGCGCCGCTACGCCAACGTCAAGCGCAAGTAA
- a CDS encoding CBS domain-containing protein yields the protein MTLREVLHAHIPTLTAESTVRDAVDKMDIYQFPALVIVDHDLRPTHVLTEGDLARATLKTGKVTAIGQEPAYLFATEKPTVASAASEISDALHQMLGQGLTILPVVESGVLLGVVLRIDLMQALLMDSAS from the coding sequence ATGACCCTGCGGGAAGTCCTCCATGCCCATATCCCGACCCTCACGGCCGAAAGCACCGTCCGTGACGCGGTGGACAAAATGGACATCTACCAGTTCCCCGCCCTCGTCATCGTCGACCACGATTTGCGCCCAACCCATGTCCTCACGGAGGGAGACCTCGCTCGGGCAACATTGAAAACCGGCAAAGTCACCGCCATCGGCCAGGAGCCCGCTTACCTCTTTGCCACAGAAAAGCCGACCGTTGCCAGCGCCGCCTCCGAAATCAGCGACGCCCTGCACCAAATGCTCGGCCAGGGTTTGACAATCCTGCCCGTAGTCGAATCTGGAGTCCTCCTCGGGGTCGTCCTCCGCATCGATTTGATGCAGGCCCTGCTCATGGATTCTGCCAGCTGA
- a CDS encoding PLP-dependent transferase — protein sequence MAKEGRYRDRSVLIHGKFRSEKWDFQDHILPPITTAVSFRLRSAERGAQGFQQFANPEFDRNTTTPIYIYDRLDEPCQGLLEETLAFSEKGECAVSFATGMAAVAAAIDIHVESGHHVLFHPAIYGCTHGHITHWLKRFGVHNDSVNFNDAEALRRAVRPETRVLYFETPSNPTMELVDIRAVVELVREINAGRGDSDQVVTVVDNTFASPYAQRPLEFGIDFVVHSLTKHIGGFGATMGGVVIGPKKKEKDLLLYRKDFGGSLSPDAAWHILTYGIPTLAVRMERQEESAMRVAEFLDLNSRVQRVAYPGLDSFPQKQLAHVQMRDIDGDFAPGAMIYFEVAGSPEESYSRAVRVINHIAQNSLSITLAVSLGQIRTLVEHPASMTHAVVPPEDQAKAGIAPGGIRLSIGLEDVRDILRDLEEALESAYGNG from the coding sequence ATGGCAAAAGAAGGCCGTTACCGCGATCGATCTGTGTTGATCCACGGAAAGTTCCGTTCGGAAAAGTGGGACTTCCAAGACCACATCTTGCCCCCGATCACAACCGCCGTCTCCTTCCGCTTGCGGTCTGCCGAACGCGGAGCCCAGGGGTTCCAACAGTTTGCCAACCCAGAGTTTGACCGGAACACCACCACCCCGATCTACATCTATGACCGGCTCGATGAGCCCTGCCAAGGACTCCTGGAAGAGACGCTGGCCTTCAGCGAAAAGGGAGAGTGTGCCGTGAGCTTTGCCACCGGAATGGCTGCCGTCGCCGCTGCTATCGACATCCATGTCGAATCCGGCCACCATGTCCTCTTCCATCCGGCCATCTATGGTTGCACCCATGGGCATATCACCCACTGGCTCAAACGGTTCGGGGTCCACAACGACAGTGTCAACTTCAACGATGCCGAAGCTTTGCGCCGGGCCGTGAGACCGGAAACCCGCGTCCTCTACTTTGAAACCCCTTCGAACCCGACTATGGAGTTAGTCGACATCCGAGCGGTTGTCGAACTTGTGCGGGAGATCAACGCCGGACGCGGCGACTCTGACCAAGTCGTCACCGTCGTCGACAACACATTCGCCTCGCCCTATGCCCAGCGACCATTGGAATTCGGGATCGACTTTGTCGTCCACAGTCTCACCAAGCACATCGGCGGGTTTGGGGCGACAATGGGCGGAGTTGTCATCGGTCCCAAGAAAAAAGAAAAGGACCTCCTGCTTTACCGCAAGGATTTCGGCGGGTCGCTCAGCCCGGATGCCGCTTGGCACATCCTGACCTATGGCATTCCAACCCTCGCTGTCCGCATGGAACGGCAAGAGGAATCCGCCATGCGCGTCGCAGAATTCTTAGACCTCAACTCACGGGTGCAACGGGTCGCCTATCCCGGCTTGGATTCTTTCCCCCAAAAGCAGCTGGCCCATGTGCAGATGAGGGACATCGATGGCGATTTTGCCCCCGGCGCCATGATCTATTTTGAAGTCGCCGGTAGCCCGGAAGAAAGTTACAGCCGAGCTGTCCGCGTCATCAACCATATCGCTCAGAATTCTTTGAGCATCACTTTGGCGGTTTCGCTGGGGCAAATCCGGACTCTTGTCGAGCATCCCGCTTCCATGACCCACGCCGTCGTGCCGCCAGAAGACCAGGCCAAAGCCGGGATCGCCCCCGGAGGGATCAGGCTCTCGATCGGACTCGAAGACGTCCGCGACATCTTGCGCGACCTTGAAGAAGCGCTCGAATCGGCCTACGGCAATGGTTGA
- a CDS encoding ABC transporter ATP-binding protein: protein MKDVTIRFGGLTAVNKVNFDIEKGDLFGLIGPNGAGKTTCFNMITGVYKPTEGNVIFEGRDISGLPPNRIAQTGICRTFQNIRLFSALSALENVMVGAYLRHQTSLLSGFLLTPRAIKETAELRKKSMELLSVVDLAEEAHTRSADMSYGKQRRLEIARAMATDPKLILLDEPAAGMNPQEKDELRAVVHRIRDEFEKTVLLIEHDMKFVMNLCEKIVVLDHGEEIAYGGPDEIRNDPKVIEAYLGEPV from the coding sequence ATGAAAGATGTGACGATCCGCTTTGGCGGGTTGACGGCCGTGAACAAGGTCAACTTTGATATTGAAAAGGGAGACCTTTTTGGCTTGATCGGGCCGAACGGGGCCGGTAAGACGACCTGCTTCAACATGATCACGGGCGTTTACAAGCCGACCGAAGGGAACGTGATTTTCGAGGGCCGGGACATCTCTGGGCTCCCGCCGAACCGGATCGCGCAAACGGGGATTTGCCGGACGTTCCAGAACATCCGGCTTTTTAGCGCGCTCAGTGCTTTGGAAAATGTGATGGTGGGGGCCTATCTGCGGCACCAGACATCCCTCCTGAGCGGATTCCTCCTCACGCCTCGGGCCATCAAAGAAACCGCTGAACTCCGTAAGAAGTCGATGGAGCTTTTGAGCGTGGTCGATCTGGCCGAAGAGGCACACACGCGATCGGCAGACATGAGTTATGGCAAACAACGCCGGCTAGAGATTGCCCGGGCGATGGCGACCGACCCCAAACTCATCCTGCTGGATGAACCGGCCGCCGGGATGAACCCCCAAGAAAAGGACGAGTTGCGGGCCGTGGTCCACCGCATCCGGGACGAGTTCGAGAAAACGGTTCTCCTCATCGAACATGACATGAAATTCGTCATGAACCTGTGTGAGAAGATCGTGGTGCTTGACCACGGCGAGGAGATCGCCTATGGTGGCCCGGACGAGATCCGCAACGACCCCAAGGTGATCGAGGCGTATCTGGGCGAGCCCGTTTGA
- a CDS encoding aldo/keto reductase, translated as MEYRTLGRTGLKVSNPCLGTMTFGWAPDDWGSTERDSFAVADEALELGINFFDTADVYARGVSEEVLGRWIKSKGVRQQLVIASKCHGKMDDADPNMWGNSRKHVVEACEASLKRLGTDWIDLYQIHRPQPEIPIDETLRGLDDLVRAGKIRYAGCSTFAAWQIAEAHYVAKMLGTAGFVCEQPPYNLMDRRIERELLPFCRTYDYGVIPWSPLAGGQLSGKYLDDKATDGRYSKSDPMGRINAGSRKLVERLAAVAKKHGLTLTEMSLAWVANQPGVTVPIIGAKNPAQLRQSVEACAKTLSGKCLEAIDKVAAPGSFTTNYYSANFGPNARPNV; from the coding sequence ATGGAATATCGAACCCTGGGCCGGACCGGGCTCAAAGTCAGCAACCCTTGCCTTGGCACGATGACATTTGGCTGGGCCCCCGACGATTGGGGTTCGACGGAGCGCGATTCCTTTGCGGTAGCCGATGAAGCTTTGGAGTTGGGGATCAATTTTTTTGACACGGCCGATGTCTACGCCCGCGGGGTAAGTGAAGAGGTTTTGGGCCGATGGATAAAATCAAAGGGAGTGCGGCAGCAGCTCGTCATTGCATCCAAATGTCACGGGAAAATGGACGATGCCGATCCCAATATGTGGGGGAACAGCCGCAAGCACGTGGTTGAGGCGTGCGAAGCCAGCTTGAAGAGGTTGGGCACAGATTGGATCGACCTGTACCAAATTCACCGCCCCCAGCCCGAAATCCCGATTGACGAGACGTTGCGGGGGCTGGATGATTTGGTCCGGGCCGGCAAGATCCGTTATGCGGGCTGCTCGACCTTCGCCGCTTGGCAGATTGCCGAAGCCCACTACGTCGCCAAGATGTTGGGCACCGCGGGATTTGTTTGCGAGCAACCTCCCTATAACCTCATGGATCGGCGGATCGAAAGGGAATTGCTCCCGTTCTGCCGCACATACGATTACGGGGTGATCCCGTGGTCACCTCTGGCAGGCGGGCAACTCAGCGGAAAGTATCTGGACGACAAGGCAACAGATGGCCGGTACAGCAAAAGCGACCCGATGGGCCGCATCAACGCCGGATCAAGGAAGTTGGTCGAACGGTTGGCCGCAGTGGCAAAGAAACATGGTCTGACACTGACTGAAATGAGCCTTGCCTGGGTTGCTAATCAACCGGGAGTGACAGTCCCCATCATCGGCGCAAAAAACCCGGCCCAACTGCGCCAGAGCGTCGAGGCTTGCGCCAAGACCCTTTCCGGCAAATGCTTGGAGGCCATCGACAAGGTGGCCGCCCCGGGGAGCTTCACCACCAACTACTATTCGGCGAACTTTGGACCAAATGCGCGGCCGAATGTCTGA
- the murQ gene encoding N-acetylmuramic acid 6-phosphate etherase: protein MNTESRNPRSIGLDKLGAEQIVRLMNEEEQAVMRALQQAEKPIAVAIEKAAAAFQSGGRIIYVGAGTSGRVATMDAAEMPPTFGIEPDRFVALMAGGGDAGGKAIENAEDEEHTAISSLNALNLTRNDIVIGIAASGRTPYVLAACRHARQKGVWTCGIANNPKAPLFDQVEHAILIETGPEVLTGSTRLKAGTAQKLVLNRISTGAMVLSGKVIENLMVDVKATNAKLKDRCIRILCDLTPCTQEEARDLLEQNGWQVRAAIQALKQNASF from the coding sequence ATGAACACCGAATCGCGGAACCCCCGGTCCATCGGACTCGACAAGCTCGGCGCCGAACAAATCGTGCGTTTGATGAACGAAGAGGAGCAGGCGGTTATGCGGGCTCTTCAGCAAGCGGAAAAACCGATTGCCGTCGCAATCGAAAAGGCCGCCGCCGCGTTCCAGAGCGGGGGCCGGATCATCTATGTCGGCGCCGGCACCTCCGGGAGGGTCGCGACAATGGATGCTGCCGAAATGCCGCCCACTTTTGGCATTGAGCCAGACCGGTTTGTCGCTCTGATGGCCGGTGGCGGGGATGCCGGTGGAAAGGCCATCGAAAATGCTGAAGACGAAGAACACACCGCCATCAGCAGCTTGAATGCGCTCAACCTCACCCGGAACGACATCGTGATCGGCATCGCCGCCTCTGGCCGGACCCCTTACGTGTTGGCGGCTTGCCGCCACGCCCGGCAAAAGGGAGTGTGGACTTGCGGCATTGCCAATAACCCCAAAGCCCCGCTATTCGACCAAGTGGAGCATGCCATTCTCATCGAGACCGGCCCCGAGGTTCTCACCGGTTCCACCCGCCTCAAAGCCGGCACTGCCCAAAAACTCGTCCTCAACCGGATCTCGACGGGCGCCATGGTTCTCAGCGGAAAAGTTATTGAGAATTTGATGGTCGATGTCAAAGCCACCAACGCCAAGCTCAAGGATCGATGCATCCGGATTTTGTGCGACCTCACGCCCTGCACCCAAGAAGAAGCTCGCGATCTGCTTGAACAAAACGGGTGGCAAGTCCGGGCCGCCATCCAAGCGCTCAAACAGAACGCTTCATTCTAG
- a CDS encoding glycosyltransferase family 9 protein has translation MHRYLGEGLPNRPRIALIANDALGNFAVSSPVAQVLREMLNPAVLDGFTGNRVLEIASECPWFDEAIPVYGDGPREVAHRVLAREPYDLVVNMENAAWAKSLVPILAGDAGFAVGPAANSDGRGDLPFGNSPEGRLWSDKKWTRENLRIDYPFLSTGHIAEIVCRCCYWDGPIPPYRLPQHDPARDVPDVIISASASLPEKLWPLENWLDLVHRVAESGRTVGLVGAKPKQGSQFWQGGDDESRLVAEAPVEDLRGEFTLPQVVGALAHTQLVVTLDNGILHFACSTETPVVGLFRHGIHRLWAPPVRNLRVIEPGLDGSVSDITVTKVWDSINNFQIQLA, from the coding sequence ATGCACCGCTACTTGGGCGAAGGGTTGCCCAACCGACCGCGCATCGCGCTCATCGCCAACGATGCGCTAGGGAACTTTGCGGTGTCGAGCCCGGTTGCCCAGGTGTTGCGGGAAATGTTGAATCCGGCAGTTTTGGATGGCTTCACGGGGAACCGCGTTTTGGAAATCGCCTCGGAATGCCCCTGGTTTGATGAGGCGATCCCTGTTTATGGCGACGGGCCACGCGAAGTCGCCCACCGGGTTTTGGCACGGGAACCTTATGACCTTGTTGTCAATATGGAAAACGCCGCGTGGGCCAAGAGCCTGGTGCCCATTTTGGCTGGCGATGCCGGATTTGCGGTTGGCCCGGCCGCGAACTCAGACGGGCGTGGCGATCTGCCCTTTGGAAACTCTCCGGAGGGACGGTTGTGGTCTGACAAAAAGTGGACGCGAGAAAACCTGCGCATCGACTATCCCTTTCTCAGCACCGGACATATTGCCGAGATCGTTTGCCGGTGCTGCTATTGGGACGGCCCGATCCCGCCATATCGGCTGCCCCAACATGACCCCGCCCGCGACGTTCCGGATGTGATCATCTCGGCTTCGGCAAGCTTGCCGGAAAAGCTGTGGCCGTTGGAGAACTGGCTGGATCTCGTGCACCGAGTGGCCGAATCGGGGCGGACGGTTGGCTTGGTTGGGGCCAAACCCAAGCAGGGGAGCCAATTTTGGCAAGGAGGCGACGATGAAAGCCGGCTTGTTGCCGAGGCCCCAGTCGAAGACTTGCGCGGAGAATTCACCCTGCCGCAGGTTGTGGGGGCGCTGGCTCACACCCAGCTGGTGGTGACGCTGGACAACGGAATCCTGCATTTCGCCTGTTCCACCGAAACCCCGGTTGTCGGGCTGTTCCGCCACGGCATCCACCGCCTTTGGGCCCCGCCCGTCCGCAACCTAAGGGTGATCGAACCGGGTTTGGATGGGTCGGTGAGCGACATCACCGTGACAAAAGTCTGGGATTCGATCAATAATTTTCAGATACAATTGGCCTGA
- a CDS encoding bifunctional (p)ppGpp synthetase/guanosine-3',5'-bis(diphosphate) 3'-pyrophosphohydrolase yields the protein MSEFAQLTKALDFCVDAHRGQYRDGEAAVPYACHPVEVMLTMRHRAGVTDEEVLCAALLHDTVEDTQATLEDLQREFGPVVAGLVAEVTRIEPEREPGMGKEEFWTLRTGLLLEEIGRMSRMARLIKLCDRLSNIVESERTRTGPKRDRYRRQTVWILQTIPRETHVGLWDAVASAVGFDGAEIAAYPKFPG from the coding sequence ATGTCTGAATTCGCCCAGTTGACGAAGGCATTGGACTTTTGTGTGGACGCGCACCGGGGCCAATACCGGGATGGCGAGGCCGCCGTGCCTTATGCTTGCCATCCAGTTGAGGTGATGCTGACCATGCGGCACCGGGCCGGAGTGACGGACGAAGAGGTGCTTTGCGCGGCCCTCCTCCACGACACGGTTGAAGACACTCAGGCCACATTGGAAGACCTTCAGCGCGAGTTTGGCCCGGTCGTTGCGGGATTGGTCGCCGAGGTCACCCGGATCGAACCGGAGCGGGAGCCGGGAATGGGGAAGGAAGAGTTCTGGACTTTGCGGACTGGGCTCCTCCTGGAGGAAATCGGGCGGATGTCTCGGATGGCCCGGCTGATAAAGCTCTGCGACCGCCTCAGCAACATCGTGGAAAGTGAGCGGACGCGCACGGGGCCGAAACGAGACCGTTACCGGCGGCAAACCGTGTGGATCCTCCAGACGATCCCTCGCGAGACCCATGTTGGGCTGTGGGATGCGGTTGCATCTGCCGTTGGGTTCGACGGGGCCGAGATTGCCGCCTATCCAAAGTTTCCGGGCTAG
- a CDS encoding DUF2089 domain-containing protein produces the protein MKGKDTLHPIPKACPVTGEKMYVSELTSEESGVVIRGRFAMPESAELSDEQKEFLTVFLRARGVISTIEKELGISYPTVRNRIDALLHDMGLEPYKGDRRTDRAEEKAKILKQLEEGEISAAEAKEQLKKVGAK, from the coding sequence ATGAAAGGAAAAGACACGTTGCACCCGATTCCCAAGGCTTGCCCGGTCACCGGCGAAAAGATGTACGTCTCGGAGCTGACTTCGGAAGAGTCGGGAGTGGTGATTCGGGGCCGGTTCGCAATGCCGGAATCAGCAGAACTGAGCGACGAACAGAAGGAGTTCCTGACGGTTTTCCTGCGGGCCCGAGGGGTGATCAGCACAATCGAAAAAGAGCTGGGAATCAGCTACCCTACGGTGCGGAACCGCATCGACGCCTTGTTGCACGACATGGGCCTTGAACCCTACAAGGGGGATCGCCGCACGGACCGGGCCGAAGAGAAGGCGAAGATTTTGAAACAGCTGGAAGAGGGCGAGATCAGCGCCGCCGAAGCAAAAGAACAACTCAAAAAGGTAGGGGCAAAGTGA
- a CDS encoding DUF4349 domain-containing protein codes for MNDHLKFYIDNEISDDDRAKLDAELSDNAALLTELDELRGIGHYLEASAKPIEIKGLEKTLAALGGKAKRVPWYRTPYAVLAGATCVVALGMAMLPQGLSGMAQDTGATASSPVMSKSAAPMPEESFNQANPAADASADKDLAKGGEMAGAVGNVPTRTQESKPAAPEISVPNRQVIKTGNLNVRVKELNPAADRVEAIAKQYGGYLESKSVSGSGASKYASFTVRVDSRFFDQAMKSLRDLGDVTNESVTGQDVTGQVADTQARLKQMRLEEAQYQEVLKSARKIDDILQVKQYISDIRQEIEATEAQLKTLKSLSNLSTIGVTLEQRETVSPAPRTDWLSNTWIRAMNRFGDFGRVVVSAAINIVVLAPFWGPFALAIWWWSRRKNRR; via the coding sequence ATGAACGACCACCTCAAATTCTACATCGACAACGAGATCTCCGACGACGACCGCGCCAAACTCGATGCCGAGCTTTCGGACAATGCCGCCCTGTTGACCGAGCTTGACGAGCTTAGGGGAATCGGGCACTATTTGGAAGCGAGTGCCAAGCCCATCGAAATCAAAGGTCTGGAAAAGACGCTCGCCGCCCTTGGTGGCAAGGCCAAGCGCGTGCCGTGGTATCGGACGCCCTATGCCGTCCTGGCCGGGGCCACTTGCGTTGTCGCCTTGGGCATGGCCATGCTGCCCCAGGGCCTCTCCGGAATGGCCCAGGATACCGGGGCAACGGCGTCCAGCCCTGTCATGTCGAAGTCTGCCGCCCCGATGCCGGAAGAGTCGTTCAACCAGGCGAACCCCGCGGCCGACGCATCTGCCGACAAGGACCTGGCTAAAGGCGGTGAGATGGCGGGTGCCGTCGGCAATGTGCCTACCCGAACGCAAGAATCCAAGCCGGCCGCGCCGGAGATTTCGGTACCGAACCGGCAAGTCATCAAAACCGGCAACTTGAATGTCCGGGTGAAAGAACTCAACCCGGCAGCAGACCGGGTGGAAGCCATCGCCAAACAGTATGGCGGTTATCTGGAATCCAAATCCGTCAGCGGGAGTGGCGCGAGCAAATATGCCAGCTTCACAGTTCGCGTGGACAGCCGGTTCTTTGACCAGGCCATGAAGAGCCTCCGCGATCTCGGGGACGTCACAAACGAGTCGGTCACCGGACAAGATGTGACGGGTCAAGTCGCCGACACCCAAGCCCGGCTCAAGCAAATGCGCTTGGAAGAAGCCCAATACCAAGAAGTCCTCAAGTCCGCCCGGAAGATCGACGACATCTTGCAAGTCAAACAGTACATCAGCGATATCCGCCAAGAGATCGAAGCGACAGAAGCCCAGCTCAAAACCCTCAAATCGTTGAGCAACCTGAGCACTATCGGCGTCACGTTGGAGCAACGCGAAACCGTCAGCCCGGCCCCGCGCACCGATTGGCTGTCCAACACGTGGATCAGGGCCATGAACCGATTTGGCGACTTTGGCCGGGTTGTGGTTTCGGCTGCCATCAACATCGTGGTCTTGGCCCCCTTCTGGGGACCGTTCGCCCTCGCAATCTGGTGGTGGAGCCGTCGCAAGAACCGGCGGTGA